A stretch of the Thiocystis violascens DSM 198 genome encodes the following:
- a CDS encoding HEAT repeat domain-containing protein: MALKKAHQPPTATADERTLPRDLPGLVQALSAPDPLARRWAARDLAEYPESSPTLVARLRVETEPSVIEVILTTLTRIADTPAVAGLADCLRSENAMLRNAAIEAMQQLPDEVAPLMERLLDDPDPDVRIFAVDVLESLRHPQVEEWLIQVITQDRHVNVCATAVDLLGEVGTASAVSALLALKQRFATEPYIQFAADLALTRIAAG; encoded by the coding sequence ATGGCACTGAAAAAAGCACATCAGCCACCAACCGCAACCGCTGACGAACGCACCTTGCCGCGCGATCTGCCGGGATTGGTACAGGCATTGTCCGCACCCGATCCACTGGCGCGGCGCTGGGCGGCGCGCGATCTGGCCGAGTATCCCGAGTCCTCTCCGACACTGGTCGCGCGGCTGCGGGTCGAGACCGAGCCGAGCGTGATCGAGGTCATCCTGACCACGCTCACCCGCATCGCGGATACGCCAGCGGTCGCCGGACTGGCTGACTGTCTGCGCAGCGAGAACGCCATGCTGCGCAACGCCGCGATCGAGGCGATGCAGCAACTCCCGGACGAGGTTGCGCCACTGATGGAACGCCTGCTCGACGATCCCGACCCCGACGTGCGGATCTTCGCGGTCGATGTCCTTGAATCGCTGCGTCATCCGCAGGTCGAGGAGTGGTTGATCCAAGTCATTACCCAGGATCGGCATGTCAATGTCTGCGCCACGGCGGTCGATCTGCTCGGCGAGGTTGGCACCGCGTCAGCCGTCTCCGCGCTACTGGCGCTCAAGCAGCGTTTTGCCACGGAACCCTATATTCAGTTCGCCGCCGATCTGGCGCTGACGCGGATCGCCGCAGGCTAA